In Cololabis saira isolate AMF1-May2022 chromosome 14, fColSai1.1, whole genome shotgun sequence, a single genomic region encodes these proteins:
- the LOC133460078 gene encoding E3 SUMO-protein ligase ZBED1-like: MILAGVEAEMKPHLMCFAHTINLATQKAFKVDKVATLLGRVRRVVGFFHRSVRAAEILQDKQKQLALPIHKLIQDVSTRWNSTQSMLERALEQQPAISAALMSRDLRRGEEINTLKDKDFCNIEDIVKLMAPVKLVTTSMCEDKRPTLSMISPVRSKLKKNFEASDEDSVVIKDMKQAFRNDLEKRYTGQDDLFYIAAALDPRFKSLPFLTDHDAERTFTIITAEATSLHNKVNPPTQHNLLNTKYILQCILKSTVIRFILTAVTVCLFCVCLHFISRQQGIQSRGAHCRKIHVRLNLPSEIWTSALMHHPRTKKILMIMTLL, encoded by the exons ATGATCTTAGCTGGCGTGGAAGCAGAGATGAAACCTCACCTCATGTGCTTTGCACACACAATAAATCTGGCCACACAGAAAGCCTTCAAAGTGGACAAAGTAGCAACTTTGCTGGGGAGGGTAAGGAGAGTGGTTGGCTTTTTTCACCGCAGTGTCAGGGCAGCAGAAATTCTACAAGACAAACAGAAACAACTGGCCTTGCCCATCCACAAACTCATCCAAGACGTGTCCACCCGGTGGAACAGTACCCAGAGTATGCTGGAACGTGCCCTGGAACAACAGCCTGCCATTTCCGCTGCACTTATGTCCAGGGATCtcagaagaggagaagagattAACACTCTTAAGGACAAAGACTTTTGCAACATCGAAGATATTGTCAAGCTGATGGCACCGGTCAAACTTGTGACCACCAGCATGTGTGAAGACAAGCGGCCCACTCTCTCAATGATTTCCCCTGTCAGATCAAAGCTCAAAAAGAACTTTGAAGCATCAGATGAAGACTCAGTGGTGATCAAAGACATGAAACAAGCATTCAGAAATGACTTGGAGAAACGCTACACTGGCCAGGATGATCTCTTCTACATTGCAGCAGCTCTGGACCCCCGGTTCAAATCTCTGCCCTTCCTGACGGACCATGATGCTGAGCGGACGTTCACAATCATAACAGCAGAAGCTACATCTCTGCACAACAAGGTAAATCCCCCAACACAACATAATTTACTCAACACAAAATACATATTACAATGCATTCTCAAGTCTACTGTCATTAGATTTATTCTGACTGCTGTTACTGTATGTTTGTTCTGTGtttgtcttcattttatttctagGCAACAGGGGATCCAGTCCAGAGGGGCCCACTGCAGAAAAATCCATGTCAGACTGAATCTGCCGTCGGAGATCTGGACATCAGCATTGATGCACCACCCCAGAACCAAGAAGATCCTGATG ATAATGACCCtcctgtga